From Solwaraspora sp. WMMD1047, the proteins below share one genomic window:
- a CDS encoding glycogen debranching N-terminal domain-containing protein, which yields MDATRDRPTPANPLPGITTDVRVREHEDAPLPSGLPNAIGVFDGRAFMYSDGAGDVPPAGMGGLIANDTRLLNRWELLVDGRLSRALRAQATDYYSATFFLTNQGRRGLPSSTLDLRRIRLVGRDGLRERISLRSYAADPVRVELRLRTGVDFADLLEIRANRIRDRSGMVRRDHAADGSRLSFEYRNGGFETRTQVLVDPPADRIDGDDLVWELMLRREERHWFDLQVPLELGPMDLPSVRVRPGTPLNVQDPAQQWDADRAHIRCGSPLLERVLNQSAEDLLALRVRTRIGGQEVILPAAGAPWFLTLFGRDTLITAYQTMGGNPNLARGALTSLARLQGRRCNDFTDEQPGRIPHESREGELTRLGELPYSPYYGTADATQLWLILLSEYWRWTGDDDLVRRLWDEARAALDWIDRYGDRDGDGYVEYATASPHGLGNQCWRDSWDGVQFADGRIPVLPIATCELQGYVFDAKTRLAELAAGPMADPALAARLRDQAERLFERFNRDFWIEERGGYYAIGLDGDKNRIDSLTSNIGHLLWSGIVPPERAPLLGRQLMSSAMFSGWGIRTLSTDDAGYNPIGYHTGTVWPHDTSLIVQGLTQYGLRDEANRLALALLAAADHFDQRLPEVFAGFSRDDGPFPVPYPTPCSPQAWASGAPLQLIGSILGLDARDGQLTVLPQVPAELGTIRIDRLQAFGRRWFIEATGADSRVTPLPE from the coding sequence GTGGACGCCACGCGAGATCGACCGACGCCGGCGAACCCGCTGCCCGGGATCACCACCGACGTACGCGTACGCGAGCACGAGGACGCCCCGCTACCGTCCGGACTGCCGAACGCGATCGGGGTGTTCGACGGGCGGGCGTTCATGTACTCCGACGGCGCCGGCGACGTACCGCCCGCCGGCATGGGCGGTCTGATCGCCAACGACACCCGGCTGTTGAACCGCTGGGAGCTGCTTGTCGACGGCCGCCTGTCGCGGGCGCTACGCGCCCAGGCCACCGACTACTACTCCGCCACCTTCTTCCTCACCAACCAGGGCCGGCGGGGGTTGCCGTCGAGCACCCTCGACCTGCGGCGGATCCGGCTGGTCGGCCGGGACGGCCTGCGCGAACGGATCAGCCTGCGGTCGTACGCCGCCGATCCGGTCCGGGTCGAGCTGCGGCTGCGCACCGGCGTCGACTTCGCCGACCTGTTGGAGATCCGCGCCAACCGGATCCGGGACCGGTCCGGGATGGTCCGGCGCGACCACGCCGCCGACGGATCCCGGCTGTCGTTCGAGTACCGCAACGGCGGCTTCGAAACCCGTACCCAGGTTCTCGTCGACCCGCCCGCGGACCGGATCGACGGTGACGACCTGGTCTGGGAGCTGATGCTGCGTCGCGAGGAGCGGCACTGGTTCGACCTGCAGGTGCCGCTGGAACTCGGGCCGATGGACCTGCCATCGGTGCGGGTCCGACCCGGTACGCCGCTGAACGTGCAGGACCCGGCGCAGCAGTGGGACGCCGACCGGGCCCACATCAGGTGCGGCTCGCCGCTGCTCGAACGGGTGCTGAACCAGTCCGCCGAGGATCTGCTGGCGCTGCGGGTGCGGACCCGCATCGGCGGCCAGGAGGTGATCCTGCCGGCCGCCGGCGCGCCCTGGTTCCTCACCCTGTTCGGTCGGGACACCCTGATCACCGCCTACCAGACGATGGGCGGGAACCCGAACCTCGCCCGTGGGGCGCTCACCTCGCTCGCCCGGTTGCAGGGCCGGCGCTGCAACGACTTCACCGACGAGCAGCCCGGCCGGATTCCGCACGAGAGCCGCGAGGGCGAGCTCACCCGGCTCGGCGAGCTGCCCTACAGCCCCTACTACGGCACCGCCGACGCCACCCAGCTCTGGTTGATCCTGCTCTCCGAGTACTGGCGGTGGACCGGCGACGACGACCTGGTGCGGCGACTGTGGGACGAGGCCCGGGCCGCGCTGGACTGGATCGACCGGTACGGCGATCGGGACGGCGACGGCTACGTGGAGTACGCCACCGCCTCGCCGCACGGGCTCGGCAACCAGTGCTGGCGGGACTCGTGGGACGGCGTGCAGTTCGCCGACGGGCGGATTCCGGTGCTGCCCATCGCGACCTGTGAACTGCAGGGGTACGTGTTCGACGCGAAGACCCGGCTCGCCGAGCTGGCCGCCGGGCCGATGGCCGACCCGGCGCTGGCGGCCCGGCTGCGCGACCAGGCCGAGCGGCTCTTCGAGCGGTTCAACCGGGACTTCTGGATCGAGGAGCGGGGGGGCTACTACGCGATCGGGCTGGACGGCGACAAGAACCGGATCGACTCGCTGACCTCGAACATCGGGCATCTGCTCTGGAGCGGCATCGTGCCGCCGGAACGGGCACCGCTGCTGGGCCGCCAGCTGATGTCGTCGGCGATGTTCTCCGGCTGGGGTATCCGCACGCTCTCCACCGACGACGCGGGCTACAACCCGATCGGCTACCACACCGGCACCGTGTGGCCGCACGACACCTCGCTCATCGTGCAGGGCCTGACCCAGTACGGGCTGCGGGACGAGGCGAACCGGCTGGCGCTGGCGCTGCTGGCCGCGGCCGACCACTTCGACCAGCGGCTGCCCGAGGTCTTCGCCGGGTTCTCCCGCGACGACGGCCCGTTCCCGGTGCCGTACCCGACGCCGTGCAGCCCCCAGGCGTGGGCGTCCGGTGCGCCGCTGCAATTGATCGGCTCGATCCTCGGCCTGGACGCCCGCGACGGGCAGCTCACCGTGCTACCGCAGGTGCCGGCCGAGCTGGGCACGATCCGCATCGACCGGTTACAGGCGTTCGGCCGCCGCTGGTTCATCGAGGCGACCGGTGCCGACAGCCGGGTCACACCTCTGCCGGAGTGA
- a CDS encoding FAD-dependent oxidoreductase, protein MRAVICGGGIAGLTLAQRLDQHGWQVVVLEQAPAPRGTGYMIDFFGPGYDAAEALAVLPRLHELGYRVQEMSYRDATGRRRAGLSLDRFANLVDGRLVSIMRPDLERALRERVSSRVDLRYATSLTAIDNRDDGVRVTLTDGSTLDADLLVGADGIHSAVRALTFGDESRFLRYLGFHTAAFVVDVPELHALVRDQFCLTDTVDRQLGCYGLRDGRVAVFTVHRTADPGLPADPRAAVRAEYARLGWIVPRVLRACPPAGQIYYDQVAQVEVPSWSRGRVVLVGDACQAVSLLAGQGASLGVAGGYLLAEELARVDPGSSGTDSVGAALARYEATMRPVVTEKQRVARAGTRWFLPERRWQLSARRVALRLARLPGVDRIVAGALIGELTKIKPSRSLPASPG, encoded by the coding sequence ATGAGGGCGGTCATCTGCGGCGGCGGGATAGCCGGGCTCACCCTGGCCCAGCGACTCGACCAGCACGGCTGGCAGGTGGTCGTGCTGGAGCAGGCACCGGCTCCCCGCGGCACCGGATACATGATCGATTTCTTCGGACCCGGCTACGACGCGGCCGAGGCGCTCGCCGTGCTGCCTCGGCTGCACGAACTCGGCTACCGGGTCCAGGAGATGTCGTACCGGGACGCCACCGGCCGGCGGCGGGCCGGCCTGAGCCTCGACCGGTTCGCGAACCTGGTGGACGGTCGGCTGGTCAGCATCATGCGTCCGGACCTGGAGCGGGCCCTGCGCGAACGGGTCAGCAGCCGGGTGGACCTGCGGTACGCGACCAGCCTGACCGCCATCGACAACCGCGACGACGGGGTCCGGGTCACCCTCACGGACGGCTCGACCCTCGACGCGGACCTGCTCGTCGGGGCCGACGGCATCCACTCCGCGGTCCGCGCCCTGACCTTCGGCGACGAGTCGCGATTCCTGCGGTACCTCGGCTTCCACACCGCCGCGTTCGTCGTCGACGTACCGGAGCTCCACGCCCTGGTCCGCGACCAGTTCTGCCTGACCGACACGGTGGATCGGCAGCTCGGCTGCTACGGGCTGCGCGACGGCCGGGTGGCGGTCTTCACCGTGCACCGCACCGCCGACCCCGGGCTGCCCGCCGACCCCCGGGCCGCGGTGCGGGCCGAGTACGCCCGGCTCGGTTGGATCGTCCCCCGCGTGCTGCGAGCCTGCCCACCGGCCGGGCAGATCTACTACGACCAGGTGGCGCAGGTCGAGGTGCCGAGCTGGAGCCGGGGTCGGGTGGTCCTGGTCGGAGATGCCTGCCAGGCGGTGTCGCTGCTCGCCGGCCAGGGCGCCTCGCTCGGCGTCGCCGGCGGTTACCTCCTCGCCGAGGAGCTGGCCCGGGTCGACCCCGGCTCGTCGGGGACCGACTCGGTCGGCGCCGCGCTCGCCCGGTACGAGGCCACGATGCGGCCGGTGGTGACCGAGAAGCAGCGGGTCGCCCGCGCCGGTACCCGGTGGTTCCTCCCCGAGCGGCGGTGGCAACTGTCGGCCCGCCGGGTCGCCCTGCGGCTGGCTCGGCTGCCGGGCGTCGACCGGATCGTCGCCGGCGCGCTGATCGGTGAACTGACCAAGATCAAGCCAAGCCGGTCGCTGCCGGCATCCCCCGGCTGA
- a CDS encoding winged helix-turn-helix domain-containing protein: MDVGLVVCVSPDADLRGRIVRRVDGLAPVLVCADFDELRSTLFGAQPGSRPVPRDTPVPGERPPAESSRPVSYGDLMVDPVGHLVTWRGGPLSTTRRERELLVRLIRPPVVVWPYERLFVEVWGGTYLGDTSILHSAVKRLRRKLRAVAGAPLVETVRGVGYRLAPVG; this comes from the coding sequence ATGGACGTCGGGCTGGTGGTCTGCGTATCGCCGGACGCGGACCTGCGCGGACGGATCGTCCGCCGGGTCGACGGGTTGGCGCCGGTCCTGGTCTGCGCCGACTTCGACGAGCTGCGCAGCACCCTGTTCGGCGCGCAGCCGGGGTCGCGGCCGGTGCCACGGGACACTCCGGTGCCGGGGGAGCGGCCGCCCGCCGAGTCGTCGCGGCCGGTCTCCTACGGAGATCTGATGGTCGATCCGGTCGGCCACCTGGTGACCTGGCGCGGCGGCCCGCTGTCGACCACCCGCCGGGAACGGGAACTGCTGGTGCGCCTGATCCGTCCGCCGGTCGTGGTCTGGCCGTACGAGCGGCTCTTCGTCGAGGTGTGGGGTGGCACCTATCTCGGCGACACGTCGATTCTGCACTCGGCGGTGAAGCGGCTGCGTCGCAAGCTGCGGGCCGTCGCCGGTGCACCGCTCGTCGAGACGGTACGCGGGGTCGGGTACCGGCTGGCGCCGGTGGGCTGA